The Cannabis sativa cultivar Pink pepper isolate KNU-18-1 chromosome 8, ASM2916894v1, whole genome shotgun sequence genomic interval AGACCTCGAACTGTTGTTGAAAATTCAGACTCAGATTTTGAGTTGGATTCTGAATTTCTTAAGTCGCCTGTTTCTGTTAaggtattttactatttatctgttgttgtttttgaggttttttgttttttttgttaaattcgaTTTTTGAAGCTCATATATCTgggtatttgtttgtttttgtctCTGTATTTGTAatggttttatatattttgtttgatttatttatgtgtttttgttaattttttatttgttgttttgttggtgttgttttgtttaattttagggCAAGGGTAAATCCCCTGTAAAGGTGTTGCCATCATCAGGTGTGGCTGAGGAAATTCCTGTTAATAGGATTGTTGAGGTTTGTCATGTTATGCATTCTGTTCcatgttttttttattgtttttttgttgttgttattttcgtAGTGTTTTATGGTGTTTTATCAGTGTTTTTATTGTTCTGTTTTTTAGGATTGGGAATGCAAGTACACCCGATCTCAATTCTATCATTCTAGAGTAGTAACATCTGGGTATTACTCTGTACTTGGTgacattaagagaattttaactgAAAGCGaattggaaattttttcaaaatctgtGTTTGGTTATTTTCTTCGGATTCCAGAGTACATAATTCATTACCAATTGCTTCATTGTTTGCTGTTGAGGGAGGTTCAGCAGCCTAATGGGTTGGagttttgggtttgtgtccaagggAAATACCTTAGGTTTAGTATCGAAGAGTTTGCGTTGGTCACGGGGTTAGATTGTCATGTTGATTCTGATTTTTATCAGTTTAAGCAAGTTGATAATGAATTGATCAAACATTGTTTTAATGGgtacaaaaaaattaccaagggtGCTATTCAGACTGCTTTTATTGCTGACAATCTTAAGGATAACGACGATCTTGCAGTCAAGTTGGCTGTATTGTATTTTGTGCAGTGTTATTTGTTAGGTGGTCCCCCGGGTAAAGTTGTTTCGTCTGAGGAAATAGATGTTGTCGATAGTGGTCGATATAATGAATTTGGGTGGGGCAAGCATTGTTTTGATATCACTATGCATTCTTTGAAGGGTAAGATAGATTCTGGTTATAAGAGGGTAGTTCGTAGTGACGAGGATGGTGGGTATTACAGGTTATTGGGTTTTCCTTTGGCTATTCAATTTTGGTTTTTCGAGTGTTGCCCGTATGTTATTGGGAAACTGTCCTTGTACTCAAATGCTGGCATTCCAAGGATTTTGAATTGGCCTAAATTACCCAAGGACAAGGAGGGTATGGTGAAAATGGATTTCATAAACACCCTCATTTTCGATCGGTCTTTGAAAGAGGTAATCctgttgttttttattatttttccactgttgttttaatgttgtttttgtatacattatttatactttatgtttttattgttgttgttattttataatttcagtttcatgtgcatatttttttttgttggtttttgttgtttcagttaaaattaagaaacatcACTCCAACTTCCGTTGAGAGATTGAGTTTGAGCCTCAATGATTTTTTCTCTGGTGAGACTACTCCCGAGGCtgtgaaattcaaaattaaaggtGGTTCCAAGCCTGCTGGTCAACCTGGCTTGATGGGTTCTTCTTCAGCAACTGCTCATGAGAATGTCTCCCGAGTTGAGTTTGAGGAATTTAAAAAGTGTTTATCTATTGTTGTCAGCCAGCAAGGGATTCTTATGAAATCTGTTGCTGAGATGAACAAGAAGCTGGACATTCTTATTgaggtgtttttttttaattgtctttactttttctgttatttttttagtagtgtttatatgttgttttatacagttaattaattttttattttttttttgttctcagtCATCCCAAGGTGGTCTCACTCACAATGGATCTCAGTCTGAAGATGCTCTTCGTACTTCAGAAAATGAGGATGATGAAGATTCCActtcggaggaagacgaggatgATAAATTCGACGATGACAAAGGAGATGATCATCATGACGATGaaactgatgatgatgatgatgatctggGTGGAGATGGTGTTGGTGCTGGTCAGGATGAGGCTCACACGAGCGATGTTCGTAACGATGAGGGTGTTGTTGTCCCCGAGGTTGTTTCGAGGGATGATGATACCGGCAAGGTGGATGATGCCAAGAATTCTGACCCTGTGGAACCTATTGCAGAGATCAAACAGGTGTATTTCTTGTTTGGACATCATTTTTGTTTGTGCTTTTTTGTGTGTATTTCTGtgttttgtgtttgttttaatagttttttactctttttttgtAATCAGCCTGAACAGTCTCAAGGTGGGGAGGAGAACATTGATGTTGATGCAACAATTGCATCTGCTGTTAAAGCTGTGGAGAATTTGGTTtgtgtttatgttttttttttttttgtaatttgtatttatatggtattctattgttgtttttatggtgtttttattgtactgtttgaaatttaaaaaaaatcttttttttttatcctaTCTCTTTTTTAGATTGGTTCCTCAACTCATGCCCCTGCTCCTGTTGAGACTTATAAGAAGACTGATCTTGAAATGGTTGTTTTTCAAGAGACTCCTATTTTACGTCCTCAAAAGAGGGATCGGAAGAAAGGAGCTGTTTTGAAATCCCCATTCATTGAGCTTGCTTCTGGTGCATCTAAATCAGGTTCATCCTCAGTTTCTCCTGATGATTCTGTGTATAAGGTCGTTAAATATGTGCGTGGTTTGTGCCCGTTGGACAACAAGATTGGTGAACCTGTCGATCCGCAATTGGAAGTTGAGTTTGTCAAGTGGGTTGATACAGGTCTTAGAAAGCATAAATCTAAGTAAGTATTTTTGTAGGTGTTTTCAGTTGTATATCTGTTATCGTtttccatttattttttattttttcatttgtgttttgatatttttttatttgttttttttagcaCAACAACTAATGTGTATTGTAAGGGTAAGGACACTATATTTCCGCCATTTCGTTTTGGTGTTGAGGACATCAGCAACAAGATGTGGTTTCACAACCTTGCCTACCCTAATTGTTTCATTACCAATTctgtaagtttttattttattattattattgttttacatattgtttttttatttattttttttaatgtttttaagtgttgttctgttagttttttataagtttgaatgtttttttacttacttttttttatctttttgttCAGCACATTGACATCATTTTCTATTATCTTCGTAAGAAAATAATGTACTCAGCCGAGCCGAAAATCAAAGTCACCACAACTGATTGCCTCTTTTGTTCTAGCATAACAACTTTGTATGAGAGGTTTGTTGAGAAAAACAACGATATATCGGTGTTGTCTCTTTCTCACAATGTGGCCCAGTACATTCAAGGTGGTAAGATATTATGTGCCACTCCTTGGCATTTGGTTGATCATGTTGTTATGCCTATCAATGTAAAATTACAGGATCATTGGATTTGTGGTCGTCTTAACATAGTTGACAGGCGCATATATCTGTACAATTCATTGCGTTCTGGGAGGTATATGACTGCTGCCAAAGAGGCTTGCAAGCCTTTCTCTGTTATTTTACCATATTACTTCTCTATGTTAGACTTCAAAGGCCTTCGCAACGAAGCTAAGTTTAGCACTATGGAACCGTTCCCTATTGTTGCTGTTGATGGTTTACCCGAGCAGGTCACAGCGTAAGTTTTATGTTTAGTGTTCAATGTTTTTCACtggttgtttgtatttttatttttttgttattgactttgttttttatcagtgttctcatagtgtctttttttgtgttttcttgtttttttttccagTGATTGTGGTGTTTTTGTTGCATCATTTGTTGAGTATTTCATTGATGGCAAACCCATCCCATCCTCTGATTTTGATGTGGAAATTCACCGCGATCGTTTGGCTGCGTTATTTTATCAATATGGGATGAAGAAGCAAACTGAGAACATTGAAAGTGAATCCGAGGCCCCTCCCAACCTTCCCAAGAAGTGATTTGTTTTTTCAATCTGACTGTCATTGTTcttatagttttttaatgttgttttaatgtttttcATGTTGTTTTTCGTAAACAAACATTGGTGTTCTGTTGTTTTTCCTTACGTTTTGTGTGGACAATatgtaatcttttatttttgtatgttttttcttattatttttatgtacaaACAAGTTGGTATGTTAAAGttgtttgttttttcatttcacatcccttctttttttgttttttttttcttatagtttCTCTGTTTTTTTGAATCCAAATATTCATTTCAGTATTAAAAACACAAACTGTTTCAATAACaaacttcatatatatatatatattcaatttagtATCCAACATCTTTTAATATCCAATCTAAAGTATCAACAATTCCCAATGTAATCaatgtttttcaaataaaaactgTATTCCCTGTGTATTTCAGAAATTTAAATTCCTCAATATCTAATTCTCAAAACGTATGTgtagttttcttttgtttttccactgttgttctgttgttgtttttattcccTTCTACGTCTTCTGCTGCAGGTTCTTTTGTTATGCCCCAGTTCACCACATTTGCTGCACTTGTTGTGTTGATCCTTTTCCCATCCAGCCTTCCTTCTTAATGTTTTTGGTCTTTCTGATTTTACTCTTTCATGTGGAGGCAAGACTATAATATTTTTCACTTCTTTCGGTACCTCCCATTCACTTTGGTGTCCTATTGGGTAAACTGTCCCTGAATAAGTTGCcagccaatttttttttgtatagtaaTCTGAACAGTAGGTGTACGGGTCCATGTTCATCTCCCTCATCACGGCCACTGCGTGCCCGCATGGCATTTCATCTATTTGGAACATGTTGCACGTGCATGTTCTTTTTTCTAGGTCTACTTCCCACGATTCTTTCATTCTTGTTACCTCAAACAAGTAATCTGTTGTTGCTGTAAcctgttttaaattttattgaaaaaaaaaaatcaaacatagCTGTAATTCCTACAACAACAatacaaaactattaaaacaacaCTACAACAACACTacaacactacaaaaaaaagaagcataattaatattttacctcCAGATTCAATGAGTATGTGTAATTTTTCAACAGTATGTCTTCTCCAGTTGGTGATAGCTTAGTGAAGGTGTTGTGTGCTTTTGTCCTATTAGTATGCGTCCATTGTTGCACCAATGCTCTCAAGCATTCTAGCAGCGTTGTAATTGGTAGCTCCCTTGCTGCCAAATTTGCAGCGTTCAGTGATTCTGATATGTTTGAGGTCATTGTGGAATACCTCTTGTTTTGGCTATGAATTCTTGACCACTTTTCATACCCGATTTTTTTGAGGTAAGGTCTTATGCGTTTGTCCAATCCATCCAATTCAGCCATGTGGAACTCGAATTGCTTTTCTGTGTAGGCTTTCACTGCTCCAAAGAATGGCAGATTGTATTTGGCAGCATGTTGTTTGAAGCTTGTTTTAAGGTTGCTCAAAATGTGGTAACCGCAGTAACTGTGTGCAATTTCTGGATAGATTTCTCTACATTTGCTTTGATGAGGCTTTCATTTCTGTCTGAAATTAGGCATTGGTGTTCCCGTACCCCATAcgcttctttaaattttttgaagaacCATTTCCAAGATTGGTCATTCTCAGAATCTGCAACACAAAACGCTAGTGGAAAAATATGACTCCGTCGCATCTTGTGTGCATGCGCACAACAAAGTTCCCCCATAAGCTGCTTTGAGGAACGTTCCGTCCACAACAACTATCGGTCTGCATGCTCCCCACCCTTTTATGGATGCATCCAACGCCATGAAAACAAAGAGCAAGCTGTTGTCTTCTGCCGTTTTCAGATCGACAAATGATCCAGGGTTTGTTTTTTCCACCATGTGTAAGAAACTCGGTATTAGGCTGTACGAGTCACTAGCATTACCTCTCAAGTCGTTTACTGCATGTTCCTTACTTCTCCAAGCTTTCATATAGTTCATTTTGATGCCAAATCTGTATTTCAACTCCCCTTTTATGTCCATCGCTGTTGCCTTGGTCATTATGTTCAAGAACTTCGGTTTTATGCATTCCCCTATCAGTTTCGATGTTGCTTGCCTTTGGTCTTCATGCCTAATATTTATGGGGCATGTGCGCATATTTGAGAACctattgaaacaaaaaaaacaacaaaaacaacattaaaaaactattaaaacaaaccTGTTGCAGATACCAAACATGTGTATTTCAGTACAAATTGTGAAAACAGGGCATTTGTTAAGGctgacaacaaaaacaacattaaaaaactattaaaaaccaACCTCCTGATTATGAATGTGTTTGTTGGCCCATTTCTCGATGCTCTTAGTGACCAATTGCAGCTTTCGTAAACACATTTCAGACTGTACTCTTGAGAGCAGGACTTCCACACTTTGTACTGAAAGTTGTTTTTGATTGCGTAGTAGCTGAGGACATTTTTTAgagtttctttgtctttgtatgccTGTCCTTTTTCCACTTCGGGGTGTTGCTTGTCTGTTATTAACTTTGCATTGTTGATGTCGATTTCTGGATCCAgttttttactggtgttttcaaGTTGTTCTACCATTTCTTCAGCAACCAGATTTGCATAGTCAATTATGTCGAATTTGTCCTCCTCATCTTCTATTGTTTCTGACTtttccccttcttctgtttgATGTCCCGTTGTGTATGATTCTGTTgttgttatgttgttttcaagcgttgttgtgttgttttcgaTCATTGCCACATTATATTCATTCGGTGTTGTTGTGGATATCGAATTTGGTGTTGCAGCAGGTGTTGTGTTGTTGTTTTGCTGGTTGACACATAGTGGATATGTCGTGAAATATGTTTCCTTCATTTTCAATTCCAAGTAAAAGTAGAGGCTTCGATCGTTGCATATTTTGATCGGTGGTATTCCTTCTTTAGCTTGGTACTGTATTTGTAGTGTTGTTCTGGTGTTTTCGCACCCCAATGAAGTAAGCAGTATTTGCAGTAGCTCTTCGTACTTGCATTTTGTTGGTATGAATTCTCCACTAGCCACATAGTTCACATAATTGTGATCTTCATTccattgtccattgctcttGATGAGTACTGGTAGACGTTCCATTACCTGTCATTCCAGGGTCTTATTTAATGTTAAAACAATagtacaacaacaataaaacaatagcaaaacaacaaaaaaaaaaatcaacaaaaaaaataaaacaacaacaatacaacaacacaaaaacaaccaaacaaaaatacccataatttttttttttagtttttattattatatttgtctgATACATATATGTATGAATGTTGTTGTATTACTAACCGCAAAACAACATTAGAA includes:
- the LOC133030506 gene encoding uncharacterized protein LOC133030506; its protein translation is MERLPVLIKSNGQWNEDHNYVNYVASGEFIPTKCKYEELLQILLTSLGCENTRTTLQIQYQAKEGIPPIKICNDRSLYFYLELKMKETYFTTYPLCVNQQNNNTTPAATPNSISTTTPNEYNVAMIENNTTTLENNITTTESYTTGHQTEEGEKSETIEDEEDKFDIIDYANLVAEEMVEQLENTSKKLDPEIDINNAKLITDKQHPEVEKGQAYKDKETLKNVLSYYAIKNNFQYKVWKSCSQEYSLKCVYESCNWSLRASRNGPTNTFIIRSLNKCPVFTICTEIHMFGICNRFSNMRTCPINIRHEDQRQATSKLIGECIKPKFLNIMTKATAMDIKGELKYRFGIKMNYMKAWRSKEHAVNDLRGNASDSYSLIPSFLHMVEKTNPGSFVDLKTAEDNSLLFVFMALDASIKGWGACRPIVVVDGTFLKAAYGGTLLEIYPEIAHSYCGYHILSNLKTSFKQHAAKYNLPFFGAVKAYTEKQFEFHMAELDGLDKRIRPYLKKIGYEKWSRIHSQNKRYSTMTSNISESLNAANLAARELPITTLLECLRALVQQWTHTNRTKAHNTFTKLSPTGEDILLKNYTYSLNLEVTATTDYLFEVTRMKESWEVDLEKRTCTCNMFQIDEMPCGHAVAVMREMNMDPYTYCSDYYTKKNWLATYSGTVYPIGHQSEWEVPKEVKNIIVLPPHERVKSERPKTLRRKAGWEKDQHNKCSKCGELGHNKRTCSRRRRRE